The stretch of DNA AATATGGTGAGTTTGGTGCGTATGGAGTATTTTCAGTAAATAAATCATTTGGATCAAGACTTAGTGTTCCATAAACTTCATCAGTTGAGATATGATGAAATCTATAGTTTTATAATTTGATTTATATTCAAATGGTTTATTCATCCAGTATTTATACGCTACATCTATTAAAGTAAAAGTCCCATTTACATTTGTTTGGACAAATACACCTGGATTTTTAATTGAGTTATCCACATGAGATTCAGCTGCGAAATGAATTACACCAGAAATATCATATTCAGAAAAAATAAATTCTACTAATTCTCTATTACAGATATCACCTTTTATAAATTTATATCTTGGATTATTTTCACACTCTGTTAGATTTTCTAAATTTCCTGCATAAGTTAAAAGGTCAAGATTAATTAAATTATAATCTGGATATTTATCTAAGAAATAAGGTACAAAGTTTGAACCTATAAATCCGGCTGTTCCTGTTAGTAATATATTCTTATTTTGCTGCATTTATTTTCTTTCTCCCATTATTTTTAAACACTCATCTAAGCTATCTTTCCAATATGGAATTTCTATATTAAATGTTGATTTTATTTTTGATTTATTCAACAATGAAAAATGTGGTCTCTTTGCAGGTGTTGGATACTGAAATGTTTCTATTGGGTTTATTTTACAATTCAATTTTGCCATTCTCATTATCTCTTTTGCAAAATCATACCAAGATAATACTCCCTCATTTGAGTAGTTGTAAATCTCTACTTTTTCATTAGTTATTCGAGGAATTATATCTAAAATAGTTTTTGCCAAATCTTTTGCATAAGTTGGAGTTCCAACTTGATCAAAAATTACACCTAAAGACTCTTTTTCACGTCCTAGTCTTAGCATTGTTTTTACAAAGTTATTTCCAAAGCTTGAGTAAACCCAAGAAGTTCTAATTATAATTGAATTCTTTGGATTAATATCTCTCATTTCATTTTCACCATCAAGTTTTGTTTTCCCATAAATTCCTTGTGGGTTTGTTTGAAACTCTTCAATATAAGGTTTAAAATTTTTACCATCAAATACATAATCAGTTGAAATATGAATGAGTTTAATATTTAACTCTTTAGATACAAGTGCTAATTTTTTTACTGCTTTTCTATTTATTAAATCTGCGTTTATTTCATCTGACTCTGCAATATCAACTGCAGTATATGCTGCACAATTTATAATAACATTTATATTATTTATTTGGCAAAATTTCTTGATACTCTCTTTAGAAGTAATATTTATATTATTTCTATCCGTGAAAAAGAAATTATAAGAATAGTTTGAAGATATTACTTTTATTTCACTCCCTAGTTGTCCGTTTGTTCCTGTTACCAAAATATTGTAATCTATATTAAGCATAATAATTTACTCCAAACTCAAATAAATCATTAGTTTCATTTAGTTTTGGTTGTTTTGTATCTTTTTCTGAAAGTTTTAATTCTTCTTTTTTTATTATCCAATCAATATTTAAACTTTTATCATCAAAAGCTATTCCCCTATCACACTCAGGACTATAATAATTATCAACTTTATATGCAAATATTGTATCATCTTCAAGAACTACAAATCCATGAGCAAATCCTCTTGGAACTAACATTTGTTTTTTATTATCTGCACTTAATTCAACGGCTACATATTGACCAAATGTTGGAGAATTTTTTCTTATATCAACGGCTACATCTAAAACTCTTCCTTGAATAACACGCACAAGTTTTGTTTGAGCATAGGGAGAAAGTTGATAGTGAAGACCTCGTAAAACTCCTTTTGAAGATTTTGACTCATTATCTTGACAAAAATTTATTTTATATCCTAAAAACTCTTCTAATTTATCAGCACGAAAAGTCTCTATAAAATATCCTCTTGAATCTCCATGTACTTTTGGTTCAATTATTACCACATCATAAATTTTTGTTCTTGAAAACTGCATATTACATTACTCTTCTTGGTTGATTTGCTCTTGCTACTAGATATTGACCATATTGATTTTTTTTCAATGGTTCTGCAAGTTCTAATAACTTTTCTTTTGAAATATATCCCATTTCATAAGCTATTTCTTCTAAACATGCAACTTTTAAAGATTGCCTATTTTCTATTGTTTGAATAAATTGACTAGCTTCTAATAAACTTTCATGAGTTCCTGTATCAAGCCAAGCATAGCCTCTTCCCATTAATTCTACTTTTAATCTATTTTCATTCAAGTAATCTTGATTTAAAGTTGTAATTTCAAGTTCTCCTCGATGGCTTGGTTTTACATTCTTTGCTTTTTTAACTACATCAGCTGGATAGAAATACAATCCTACAACTGCATAATTTGATTTTGGTTCGTGAGGTTTTTCTTCTATACTTATTACATCCCCATTATCATTAAACTCTGCAACACCATATCTTTCTGGATCTTTTACGTAATATCCAAATACTGTTGCTTTATTCTCTTCTTTCACATTTTTTACGCTCTGAGCAAGAAGTTTAGTTAATCCATGACCATAAAAAATATTATCACCTAAAACTAAACAAGCATCATCACCATTTAAAAACTCTTCACCTAAAATAAATGCTTGTGCTAATCCATCTGGACTTGGTTGCACTACATAAGAAAATTTCATTCCTAAATCTTCTCCACTACCTAAAAGTTCTTCAAATCTTGGTAAATCATTTGGTGTTGAAATTATTAGTACTTCTTTTATTCCTGCTAGCATTAAAACAGAAAGTGGATAATAAATCATTGGTTTATCATAAATTGGCACGAGTTGTTTTGAAACACCTTTTGTAATTGGATAAAGCCTTGTTCCACTTCCTCCGGCTAAGATTATACCTTTCATTTAGTTTTCCCCTTTTAAATTAATTTTGTCACTATAAATATAAAACATTAAAATTGTAAAAAATGATAAATATATTTTACCTGTAAAAATATCTTGATCAAAAAAACTAATAACTATTAAATATATCAAAACACAGAATGCACTAGAATTTTTATAATAGTTAATTTCTTTTAATATATTTATAAAAAAATAAGTAAAACTGAAAAGTCCAAAAATTCCTAAATATAATAGTATCTCAAGAATACTATTGTGAACATTAGCATAATCTTTCAGCCCTATTATAGACCAAGTGTCAAGTCCCCATCCGAAAATTGGTTTTTGTTGAATCAAATTAAGAGTATATAGCCAAATTTTATCTCTATTTGAAGAATTACCATTTAATAATAAATCTAATCTATTTTGTAAAGAATCAACATAAGCAAAAGCTATACCAATAACTAAAAATATACTGATAACATACAAAATATGAGTAATTTTGATACTTTTTAAATTAATAAAAAAATAAAAAAATAAAGATAAAAAAAGAGCTACCCAAACAGCTCTTGAATAAGAGAACAAAGTACAAAATATAAAAATAAAGCCCAATAAAATCACAATAAAATTTATTTTATTAGACTTTTTTATTTTTATAGAAAATACACATAATAAAACTCCTAATCCTACTATTAATGCAAAAATATTCCTGTTAAAAGTAAAACCTGTTAATCCTTCTTCTAGATTTCCTAAATTATGTTTAAAAAAATCATATCCTAGAATACTTTGATACAAGCCATCAAAAGATTGAACACTTAATGAAAATAGTAAAAATATGTATAATATCTTTTTTGTAAAAATTTCTTTTGAATAAAAATATAAAAGTATTATAAACATGAGTACATATCTATAAATATAAGCAAATTGAATTTTCCAAGAATCAATATTTACATCATTGATTATATTTGATATAGCCATACTAATCAAAATAATTAGAAATGAATACAATATACCTTTATATCTTAATATTAAATCTTTAAAATATAAAAAATCCCTATGCTTTATTAGATAAATTAAAAAAAACAATATCAATAAAATTGTAGATGCTTGATAAATTGAATTTTTAAATGGTATAGAAATAATCCAAATTAAAAATATAAAATTAAATATATTCTTCCAACTTAGTAATATACTAATCATTCAATATCTCTTTAACTTTATTTAAAACCATATCTACTTTTATACTAGACATACATTCCATATTTGTAGGACATTTTGTTTTATAGCAAGGATGACATTTTATATTTTCATTTGGTTTTAAAAAGTCATGTTTCCCCATATATGGCATAAACTTAACACAATGTTTAATATCTGTTGAACCAAAAATAGTTATTGTATTAGTACCAACTCCTGCTGCTATATGAGAAGGTCCACTATCATTTCCAATATACAAATCAACCTCAGCTAATAAATTTTTTAACTGAGTTAAATTTGTATTATTAACAAAAGAAATAATTTCATCTTTTGAAAATTGATTTAATATCAAATTAGAATCTTCTACTTCTAAATTACTTCCTATAAGAATTACTTGATAATTATTGCTAACTAATTCTTTTATTAACCCAAGATAATTTTGAACACCCCATTTTTTACTAATCCATCTTTCACTTGTTCCAATAGAAATTGCTATATGTTTTTTAACATTTTTATTTTTTAGAAAAATATCTTCACCAACTGGTAGTTTTATATATTCTTTTGTATTATTAAAGTAAGTATCTATTGTATCTTGTGGAATAAAAGTTGTTGCTTCAATAATTTCTTTTATTGTTTTTGATTTTGCTTTTAATCCAAATATTTTATGTGTAAAAGAGTGTGATTTATTAACAATTAAATTCTTTTTTAAAAACATATTTATGTAGTGAGATGGCTTATTCCCTTGTAAATTAATAACTATGTCATATTTATTATTTTTCAATTTTTGTATACTAGAAAATACACTTTTATGTAAAATGTATTCATCAAAATAATTACTATCTTGATATAATCCTTTTCCTACACTCGTAGTTAAAAAAGATATTTTTGAATCTTTATAAAAATATCTTATTGCTCTAAAAGTTGGTTCTAAAGTAACCAAATCACCAAGAGATGAAAATCTAATAATTAATATGTTCATGGATTAACTTCTCTCTATTTTATTATCTATTTTAGAGATAAAATTCTCAAAATCAATTTTTGTTTTATCATAAATCTCTAAAAATTTTTTATATCCATTTTCTGCTGTACTTTCTAATAAATCTGGATTATTTATTAAATTTATTAAATTTTCAGATAAAGTTGAAGCATTTCTATCACATGTGATTAAATCGTTTTCATCAAAAAGCTCAAAGATTGCTTCACTATACATAGTTACTATAGTTTTTTTAGATGCAACAGCTTGATAAAGTTTATTTGGAATTACACTTTTTGCTTTTTTACTATCTCCAAATATACCTAAAATTATATCGTGCTCTCTAATTTCTTGAGCTAGTTTATTTTCATCAATAAATTTACCATCCATTTGAACATTTTTTAATTCTAATTTTTCATATAAATTTTTCATTTTTGAATAAATTTGACCTGTTCCTATAATTTTTGCTTCAAAATCAACACCTGCTTTTTCCATCAAACTAAATGCTTCTAAAATTATATCTATTCCATGTAATGGTATAAAAGAACCATAAAAAAGTATTTTTATTTTTTTATTTTTAAGTTCTTTATCTAAAGGATAATATATTTGTTTATCTGCTAAAACAGGAAATACAAATAATTCTCCTTTATATTTTCCAAATAAACTTTCCCAATATTTAAAATGAGTATAAGTATCACTTAACAGATATTTAGAAAATTTAAAATTAAACCAATCTTGGAAAAATTTCCACCATGCCCTTGGATTTTTTACTGTAATTTTTTTTCTATCATAAACGTAAGTATCAAAATTTGATATAAAAAAATCATTTATTATTCTATCTCTTTTTAAAAAATTCTTAAAAAATTGATTCTTTGAAAATGGTAATAGAATATAAATATTATTTTTAAGTTTTAAATCTTTTGTAAACTGTTTAATTATATTAAATCTTGAATAATCTTTATTCTGTCTGAATATATATTTTATCATTTGTACCACTCATATGTTTTTAAATCTTTTAAATCATTATTATCTAAACTAAGTATATATTTAGCAACTCTTTTTGAATTAAATAAATCATGTACCCTTTTTCTTAACCACATAGATTTTGCAATCCTCTCTTCTTCATTATTCATAAAATAATTAATTTTTGAAACTAATTCTTCATAAGATTCATAATATTCCAATTTATCTTCAAAAAAATCTTCTCCATTAATTATTTTAGTGCTTAAAGAGAAAGAGCCATTTCCTAAAATATGAAAAAGTCTATCTGAAGTGTACCATTCATATTTAAGAGTAAAATCTCTATTATGATTTATACATATTTTAGAATTTGCCAATATTTTTAAATATTCTTCACCAATTAAAACTGATTGTTTATTATGTCCAACAAATTTTAAATTAATATTATTACTTATATTTTTTTCTAAATAATTAATAAGGGATTCTCTTTCTTTATCATG from Arcobacter suis CECT 7833 encodes:
- the rfbD gene encoding dTDP-4-dehydrorhamnose reductase, producing MLNIDYNILVTGTNGQLGSEIKVISSNYSYNFFFTDRNNINITSKESIKKFCQINNINVIINCAAYTAVDIAESDEINADLINRKAVKKLALVSKELNIKLIHISTDYVFDGKNFKPYIEEFQTNPQGIYGKTKLDGENEMRDINPKNSIIIRTSWVYSSFGNNFVKTMLRLGREKESLGVIFDQVGTPTYAKDLAKTILDIIPRITNEKVEIYNYSNEGVLSWYDFAKEIMRMAKLNCKINPIETFQYPTPAKRPHFSLLNKSKIKSTFNIEIPYWKDSLDECLKIMGERK
- the rfbC gene encoding dTDP-4-dehydrorhamnose 3,5-epimerase — encoded protein: MQFSRTKIYDVVIIEPKVHGDSRGYFIETFRADKLEEFLGYKINFCQDNESKSSKGVLRGLHYQLSPYAQTKLVRVIQGRVLDVAVDIRKNSPTFGQYVAVELSADNKKQMLVPRGFAHGFVVLEDDTIFAYKVDNYYSPECDRGIAFDDKSLNIDWIIKKEELKLSEKDTKQPKLNETNDLFEFGVNYYA
- the rfbA gene encoding glucose-1-phosphate thymidylyltransferase RfbA is translated as MKGIILAGGSGTRLYPITKGVSKQLVPIYDKPMIYYPLSVLMLAGIKEVLIISTPNDLPRFEELLGSGEDLGMKFSYVVQPSPDGLAQAFILGEEFLNGDDACLVLGDNIFYGHGLTKLLAQSVKNVKEENKATVFGYYVKDPERYGVAEFNDNGDVISIEEKPHEPKSNYAVVGLYFYPADVVKKAKNVKPSHRGELEITTLNQDYLNENRLKVELMGRGYAWLDTGTHESLLEASQFIQTIENRQSLKVACLEEIAYEMGYISKEKLLELAEPLKKNQYGQYLVARANQPRRVM
- a CDS encoding O-antigen ligase family protein, which translates into the protein MYSFLIILISMAISNIINDVNIDSWKIQFAYIYRYVLMFIILLYFYSKEIFTKKILYIFLLFSLSVQSFDGLYQSILGYDFFKHNLGNLEEGLTGFTFNRNIFALIVGLGVLLCVFSIKIKKSNKINFIVILLGFIFIFCTLFSYSRAVWVALFLSLFFYFFINLKSIKITHILYVISIFLVIGIAFAYVDSLQNRLDLLLNGNSSNRDKIWLYTLNLIQQKPIFGWGLDTWSIIGLKDYANVHNSILEILLYLGIFGLFSFTYFFINILKEINYYKNSSAFCVLIYLIVISFFDQDIFTGKIYLSFFTILMFYIYSDKINLKGEN
- a CDS encoding glycosyltransferase family 9 protein: MNILIIRFSSLGDLVTLEPTFRAIRYFYKDSKISFLTTSVGKGLYQDSNYFDEYILHKSVFSSIQKLKNNKYDIVINLQGNKPSHYINMFLKKNLIVNKSHSFTHKIFGLKAKSKTIKEIIEATTFIPQDTIDTYFNNTKEYIKLPVGEDIFLKNKNVKKHIAISIGTSERWISKKWGVQNYLGLIKELVSNNYQVILIGSNLEVEDSNLILNQFSKDEIISFVNNTNLTQLKNLLAEVDLYIGNDSGPSHIAAGVGTNTITIFGSTDIKHCVKFMPYMGKHDFLKPNENIKCHPCYKTKCPTNMECMSSIKVDMVLNKVKEILND
- a CDS encoding glycosyltransferase, which gives rise to MIKYIFRQNKDYSRFNIIKQFTKDLKLKNNIYILLPFSKNQFFKNFLKRDRIINDFFISNFDTYVYDRKKITVKNPRAWWKFFQDWFNFKFSKYLLSDTYTHFKYWESLFGKYKGELFVFPVLADKQIYYPLDKELKNKKIKILFYGSFIPLHGIDIILEAFSLMEKAGVDFEAKIIGTGQIYSKMKNLYEKLELKNVQMDGKFIDENKLAQEIREHDIILGIFGDSKKAKSVIPNKLYQAVASKKTIVTMYSEAIFELFDENDLITCDRNASTLSENLINLINNPDLLESTAENGYKKFLEIYDKTKIDFENFISKIDNKIERS